A genomic window from Sebastes fasciatus isolate fSebFas1 chromosome 7, fSebFas1.pri, whole genome shotgun sequence includes:
- the med29 gene encoding mediator of RNA polymerase II transcription subunit 29 translates to MASQQQQPGGPMSQPGSQPASLQQQQQQQLSQQQDFDPVHRFKMLIPQLKESLQNVMKIASLNLAHNTTIDNGMSSKSSDTSVQRFDKSLEEFYALCDQLELCLRLAYECLSQSIDSAKHSPNLVPTATKPDTVQTESMSYAQYLGMIKSQISCAKDIHNALLECSKKIAGKAPPQGIM, encoded by the exons ATGGcgtctcagcagcagcagcctggcgGGCCGATGTCTCAGCCCGGCTCACAGCCTGCTTCactacaacaacagcagcagcagcaactgaGCCAGCAGCAAGACTTTGATCCAGTTCACAGGTTTAAGATGCTTATTCCACAACTGAAGGAAAGTCTGCAG AATGTGATGAAGATTGCATCCCTGAATTTGGCTCATAACACGACAATTGACAACGGCAT GTCCAGCAAAAGCAGTGACACATCTGTTCAGCGCTTTGACAAGAGCCTGGAGGAGTTTTATGCCCTCTGCGATCAACTGGAGCTGTGTTTG CGACTGGCATACGAGTGCCTCTCCCAGAGCATTGACAGCGCCAAACACTCACCCAACCTGGTCCCAACAGCCACCAAACCGGACACAGTGCAGACAGAGTCCATGTCTTACGCCCAATACCTCGGCATGATCAAGTCTCAGATCTCCTGTGCCAAAGATATCCACAACGCTTTGCTGGAGTGCTCCAAGAAGATCGCAGGGAAGGCACCGCCTCAGGGAATCATGTAG